In a genomic window of Cytobacillus sp. FSL H8-0458:
- a CDS encoding sensor histidine kinase, producing the protein MSIKKRLILSNIGMVLLPVVLFLLLEMVIGYVLFYPVKGSVDQEDLEFFRSIRIYLLVGVLVLTNGILTFLVSKSIIAPLLRLKQSANDISRGNLDTKIVVSGKKDELNELAMAFESMRSRLKEAAAMQKLYEENQKELIASISHDLKTPLTSIKGYIRGLADGVANTPEKMERYLGTIEKKADDMEALISELLLYSKLDLPNVPYDLRELDLASYFDDYLEELRFNLAGQPVSLRLECEPNQSYRVQADREKLNRVVGNIVQNSLKYMKEEKKELVVRLSSKAEDVAVEIQDNGAGVSHDELPHLFDRFYRTDVSRNSATGGSGLGLAIVKKIIEGHGGTVWAKGGAGQGLSIFFTLKKGGR; encoded by the coding sequence ATGTCCATAAAAAAACGATTGATTTTATCGAATATAGGGATGGTGCTGCTTCCTGTTGTTTTATTTTTGCTTTTGGAAATGGTCATTGGGTATGTATTGTTTTATCCTGTGAAAGGTTCAGTGGATCAGGAGGATCTCGAATTTTTCCGGTCGATTCGGATTTATCTGCTGGTCGGGGTGCTGGTTTTGACCAATGGAATCCTGACTTTCCTTGTTTCGAAAAGCATCATTGCTCCGCTTCTCCGGCTGAAGCAGTCGGCGAATGATATCAGCAGAGGAAATCTGGATACAAAAATAGTGGTTTCAGGGAAAAAGGATGAGCTGAACGAACTAGCCATGGCGTTTGAAAGCATGAGAAGCCGATTGAAGGAAGCCGCAGCGATGCAAAAGCTGTATGAAGAAAATCAGAAGGAATTGATTGCAAGCATTTCCCATGATTTAAAAACCCCTTTAACGAGCATTAAGGGCTATATCCGAGGCCTGGCAGATGGTGTGGCGAATACGCCGGAAAAGATGGAACGATATTTGGGCACAATTGAAAAAAAGGCGGATGATATGGAAGCTTTGATCTCAGAGCTTTTATTGTATTCCAAGCTTGATTTGCCGAATGTTCCTTATGATTTGAGGGAGCTGGATTTAGCGTCCTACTTTGATGATTACCTTGAGGAGCTTCGGTTTAATCTGGCGGGACAGCCTGTCAGTCTCCGTCTTGAGTGCGAGCCGAATCAATCGTATCGGGTACAGGCTGACAGGGAGAAATTAAATCGCGTAGTTGGCAATATTGTGCAGAATAGCTTGAAATACATGAAGGAAGAAAAGAAAGAATTAGTCGTCAGGCTGTCATCAAAAGCGGAGGATGTCGCGGTTGAAATTCAGGACAATGGTGCTGGCGTTTCACACGACGAGCTTCCTCATTTATTTGACCGCTTTTACCGTACGGATGTCTCCCGGAATTCTGCCACAGGCGGCAGCGGGCTGGGTCTGGCCATTGTAAAAAAAATTATTGAAGGCCACGGGGGGACCGTTTGGGCAAAGGGCGGAGCCGGACAGGGGCTTAGTATCTTTTTTACGTTAAAAAAGGGGGGAAGATGA
- a CDS encoding response regulator transcription factor, whose protein sequence is MERILIIEDEPSIAELERDYLELNQYEADIAATGQEGLERLKTNAYRLVLLDLMLPDMDGYEVCRKIREVTEIPIIMVTAKNEDIDMIRGLGRGADDYIAKPFNPNQLIARVKAHIARYDRLVSSGPGKDEDIRVGDLLIQPGTRKVFAGNQEKILTAKEFDLLLFMASSPNQVFSKEHLLEQVWGFDFYGDVTTVTVHIRRLREKIEKDPSEPDYIETVWGVGYRFKR, encoded by the coding sequence TTGGAGAGAATCTTGATCATTGAAGATGAGCCCAGTATTGCTGAGCTCGAACGGGATTACCTGGAATTGAACCAGTATGAGGCAGATATTGCGGCAACGGGTCAGGAAGGGCTGGAACGCTTAAAAACAAACGCCTATCGGCTGGTTCTGCTGGATCTGATGCTTCCGGATATGGACGGATATGAAGTCTGCAGGAAAATCAGGGAGGTTACAGAGATACCCATTATTATGGTGACGGCAAAAAATGAGGACATTGATATGATCAGGGGATTGGGCCGGGGAGCGGATGATTATATTGCCAAGCCTTTTAATCCCAATCAATTGATCGCCAGGGTGAAGGCGCATATAGCCAGATATGACAGGCTGGTTTCCAGCGGTCCAGGCAAGGATGAAGATATCAGGGTTGGGGATTTGCTGATTCAGCCGGGTACAAGGAAAGTATTTGCAGGCAATCAAGAAAAAATCCTTACGGCCAAGGAGTTTGACCTGCTGCTGTTTATGGCTTCCTCCCCGAACCAGGTGTTCAGTAAAGAGCATCTGCTCGAGCAGGTGTGGGGATTTGATTTCTATGGGGATGTCACAACCGTGACAGTTCATATCAGAAGGCTAAGGGAGAAAATTGAAAAAGACCCATCCGAACCGGATTATATCGAAACGGTTTGGGGTGTGGGCTATCGATTTAAACGGTAA
- a CDS encoding DUF5957 family protein, translated as MPKRTMAENSYIGLGLVYLGCLLIQFLLAGMSIFGDPSKWAAHKRFVHLFGYAIPVLLMLSALAGGFFKRIYKEMIAVFQLLFAMYFTANMGWKISWLGAFHPVAGVLFLGAGAAAVRKVWKPQEPVRSKEKNRGLLVWVLAGAAGGLTAGVILSNLIGIISFYVFDQRVGIKFLPFYLAALSAVMVPAWQYKKKQNMKEEKE; from the coding sequence ATGCCAAAAAGAACAATGGCTGAAAATAGTTATATAGGATTGGGCTTGGTATATCTGGGCTGCCTGTTGATTCAGTTTTTGCTGGCGGGGATGTCGATCTTTGGGGATCCGTCCAAGTGGGCCGCCCATAAAAGGTTTGTGCATTTGTTTGGCTATGCCATTCCGGTGCTGTTGATGCTGAGTGCGCTGGCAGGAGGATTTTTTAAAAGGATTTATAAGGAAATGATAGCCGTTTTTCAGCTGCTGTTTGCCATGTATTTCACTGCCAATATGGGCTGGAAAATCAGCTGGCTTGGAGCGTTCCACCCGGTTGCGGGAGTACTGTTTCTTGGGGCAGGCGCGGCTGCGGTCCGAAAGGTATGGAAGCCGCAGGAGCCTGTTCGCTCTAAAGAAAAAAACAGAGGGCTTCTGGTTTGGGTATTGGCTGGTGCAGCCGGCGGATTAACAGCAGGAGTTATTTTATCCAATCTAATTGGAATCATTAGTTTCTATGTATTCGATCAGCGAGTGGGGATTAAATTTCTGCCGTTTTATCTGGCTGCCTTATCCGCAGTAATGGTACCTGCCTGGCAGTATAAGAAGAAACAAAACATGAAGGAGGAAAAGGAATGA
- a CDS encoding DUF1772 domain-containing protein: MKQKLTYFFMVSYLWITFIMLGAFVLEVFMVYPNIFHNVPESFKVSMDFMEVASPHTFFPPLGLASWITGAGALILVWKIKSARSWVLGSILVMILLGLISMLFEWPRNEIMFIEGQSVHSVEFLKQTAREFLMINWIRIACNTAGAVMVFVGFLKFYKNQLHSKE, translated from the coding sequence ATGAAGCAAAAACTGACGTATTTCTTTATGGTTTCATATTTATGGATCACCTTTATTATGCTGGGGGCTTTTGTACTGGAGGTATTCATGGTGTATCCGAATATTTTTCATAACGTGCCGGAATCGTTTAAGGTTTCGATGGACTTTATGGAGGTTGCGAGTCCTCATACGTTTTTCCCGCCGCTTGGGTTAGCGAGCTGGATCACTGGGGCTGGGGCGCTGATTCTGGTGTGGAAAATAAAATCTGCCCGAAGCTGGGTTCTGGGAAGTATCCTTGTTATGATTCTCCTGGGGCTCATCTCCATGCTATTTGAATGGCCGCGGAATGAAATAATGTTTATTGAGGGGCAGAGTGTTCATTCAGTGGAATTTCTGAAACAGACGGCAAGGGAGTTTCTGATGATCAATTGGATCAGGATCGCCTGCAACACAGCAGGAGCGGTTATGGTGTTTGTGGGATTTTTAAAGTTTTATAAGAACCAATTGCATTCAAAAGAGTAG